In Bacteroidia bacterium, the genomic stretch AAAAGGATTATCGCTAATGTAAGGTCGGTCGCGTTCTGGAATATATTTCACCGCATTTACAAGTGCGCCTGTTATCAGAAAAGTCTTCAGTCCAAGTAAAGCCGTTTCTTTTGCGTGATTATTTTTGGCAAGCATTCCAAACGTATAAAAAACAGCCATTGTTCCCATCGAATAAATGCCGTGTCCCCAAGGTTCCAAGCCATATTTAGAAATAGTATTTGTTAAATCACTTCTGTTTCTCTGAAACAAATTATGAACGTTTTGATCTTCCGTAAAAATTAAAGCTGTCGCTATTCCGCCAGTTGCACCAAACGTTATCCATTGTTTTTCATCCCAATGAAAAGGTGAAAGTGCAATGTCTCGCACGTCTGTTAAATAGGATTTAAAATATTTTTTATTGAAGGAGCAACAATTAGAACTGTCTGTTTGTGCGAAAACCGCGGAACTAATAAATGCAAAGAGGATTACTACAACTATTTT encodes the following:
- a CDS encoding phosphatase PAP2 family protein; the protein is MKKIVVVILFAFISSAVFAQTDSSNCCSFNKKYFKSYLTDVRDIALSPFHWDEKQWITFGATGGIATALIFTEDQNVHNLFQRNRSDLTNTISKYGLEPWGHGIYSMGTMAVFYTFGMLAKNNHAKETALLGLKTFLITGALVNAVKYIPERDRPYISDNPFMWFGPGFRNGNFSFPSGHSTSVFAMAAIVASEYSNYKAVPIIAYSIASLTALSRINDNKHWASDVFTGAVFGWAMGKLIYRNSHQRKPKIIIN